A single Nicotiana tabacum cultivar K326 chromosome 5, ASM71507v2, whole genome shotgun sequence DNA region contains:
- the LOC142180583 gene encoding mitogen-activated protein kinase kinase kinase 20-like — protein MAAISDPILWTRGKTIGNGSFGIVTLATTTNSSVDVPSTIAVKSALFSRSKSLQKERELLHEFQDCDHVIRCFGADVTEEDGKILYNMLLEYASGGSLADRIGQNSRQGLRDFEVKQYAKSILLGLSDIHGRGFVHLDIKPDNILLVGTERVAKIADFGFAKKVGVKSQKRKRGLKGTPMYMAPESVLDNEYGPEADIWAFGCTVFEMVTGKTVWDCSEADNVVYLLCKIGMGSPNLQNKRLSKVAEDFLRKCLVKESRSRWTADMLLKHPFLSSDDNVVVREQKQTRKKELNPLLFVEIARETDQLIDDICNSTEMDKLKPMKLLNYRSNKRRKLLEGC, from the coding sequence ATGGCGGCGATTAGCGATCCAATATTGTGGACGAGAGGCAAAACCATAGGAAATGGCAGCTTTGGTATCGTCACTTTAGCAACGACAACAAACTCCTCCGTCGATGTTCCGTCGACAATCGCAGTAAAATCTGCCTTGTTTTCGCGTTCAAAGTCGTTACAGAAAGAGAGAGAATTACTACACGAGTTTCAAGATTGTGATCATGTTATTCGATGTTTCGGAGCTGATGTTACTGAAGAAGATGGGAAGATATTGTACAACATGTTGCTCGAGTACGCGTCTGGTGGAAGTTTAGCTGATCGGATTGGTCAAAATTCAAGGCAAGGGTTGCGAGATTTTGAGGTAAAGCAGTACGCAAAATCGATTCTGTTGGGGCTAAGTGATATTCACGGAAGAGGTTTCGTTCACCTTGATATTAAACCAGATAACATTCTTCTTGTGGGGACTGAAAGAGTAGCCAAGATTGCTGATTTCGGGTTCGCGAAGAAGGTTGGAGTGAAGagtcagaaaagaaagagaggaCTCAAGGGAACACCTATGTACATGGCGCCAGAATCAGTTCTTGATAACGAGTACGGACCTGAAGCCGATATTTGGGCTTTCGGGTGCACTGTCTTTGAGATGGTTACAGGGAAGACAGTGTGGGATTGCAGTGAAGCTGACAACGTTGTTTATCTATTGTGCAAAATTGGAATGGGATCACCGAATTTGCAGAACAAAAGATTGTCAAAAGTGGCGGAAGATTTTCTGAGAAAGTGTCTTGTTAAGGAGTCGAGATCGCGATGGACTGCTGATATGTTATTGAAGCATCCATTTCTTTCATCTGATGATAATGTTGTTGTTCGTGAGCAGAAGCAGACAAGGAAAAAGGAACTCAACCCACTTTTGTTTGTAGAAATTGCAAGAGAAACTGATCAATTGATTGATGATATTTGCAATAGTACAGAGATGGATAAGCTGAAACCAATGAAGTTATTGAATTACAGATCCAACAAAAGAAGGAAGCTACTAGAAGGATGCTGA